In Polynucleobacter ibericus, a genomic segment contains:
- the accC gene encoding acetyl-CoA carboxylase biotin carboxylase subunit produces the protein MFKKILIANRGEIACRVMMTAKKMGIKTVAVYSEADKEARHVQLADEAVCIGPAPSRESYLVMDRIIQACKDTGAEAVHPGYGFLSENEQFAKRCEEEGIVFIGPKHQSIAAMGDKIAXKKLALEAEVNTIPGYNEAIDTTEEAVKIAQGIGYPVMIKASAGGGGKGLRVAFNDKEAAEGFAACKTEAMNSFGDDRIFIEKFVEGPRHIEIQVLGDSHGNVVYLNERDCSIQRRHQKVIEEAPSPFIDPATRKAMGEQAVALAKAVNYQSAGTVEFVVGKDKSFYFLEMNTRLQVEHPVTESITGLDLVEQMIRVAAGEKLAFKQEDVKLDGWSMECRINADDPFRNFLPSTGRLVKYRPPESVNGVRVDTGVYEGGEIPMYYDSMIAKLIVHGKDRTEAIDKMRAALNDFVIRGIHSNIPFQAALLQHPRFVNGDFTTGFIAEEYPEGFKKDSVQPADPKRLAALAAFMRYRYLEHIQMIDGQLAGHEMIIGKKFVVVTGKKTGSMDDPYEVPIRVELKDGIYSVYIDEADGVSRYDIVSDWRPGQICLNATINGTHKITAQVERRGVRYVLILDGVHYECMVLSPLGAELQRRMPVKLPPDTSKLVMSPMPGLLTKIAVKVGEAVTAGQKLASIEAMKMENTLSAMQDGVVAEICAKEGDSLAVDQLIIRFE, from the coding sequence ATGTTTAAGAAAATATTGATTGCTAATCGCGGTGAGATTGCTTGCCGTGTGATGATGACTGCCAAGAAAATGGGCATTAAGACTGTTGCAGTCTATTCAGAAGCGGATAAAGAAGCGCGCCACGTGCAGCTAGCTGATGAAGCAGTTTGTATTGGACCCGCACCTTCACGCGAGTCCTATTTGGTGATGGATCGTATCATTCAGGCCTGTAAAGATACGGGTGCAGAAGCGGTTCACCCTGGTTACGGCTTTTTGTCTGAGAACGAACAGTTTGCAAAGCGCTGCGAAGAAGAGGGCATTGTCTTTATTGGCCCGAAACACCAATCTATCGCTGCGATGGGTGACAAGATTGCNNNTAAAAAGCTCGCCTTGGAAGCAGAGGTAAATACTATTCCTGGCTATAACGAGGCAATTGATACCACTGAAGAAGCCGTCAAGATTGCGCAAGGCATTGGTTATCCAGTCATGATCAAGGCATCTGCTGGCGGTGGTGGTAAGGGCTTACGAGTTGCTTTTAATGACAAAGAGGCTGCCGAAGGTTTCGCGGCTTGTAAAACTGAAGCGATGAATAGCTTTGGCGATGACCGTATCTTTATTGAGAAGTTTGTGGAAGGCCCGCGTCATATTGAAATTCAGGTATTAGGTGACTCGCACGGTAATGTGGTTTATCTAAATGAACGTGATTGTTCTATACAGCGTCGTCACCAAAAAGTGATTGAAGAGGCGCCATCACCATTTATTGATCCCGCAACGCGTAAAGCCATGGGCGAACAAGCAGTTGCTTTGGCAAAGGCAGTGAACTACCAATCAGCTGGTACGGTTGAGTTTGTAGTGGGTAAAGACAAGTCTTTCTATTTCCTGGAGATGAATACCCGTTTACAGGTTGAGCATCCGGTAACCGAAAGCATTACTGGTCTTGACTTGGTTGAGCAAATGATTCGGGTTGCTGCTGGAGAAAAGTTAGCCTTTAAGCAAGAGGATGTGAAGTTAGACGGCTGGTCTATGGAGTGCCGTATTAATGCGGATGATCCATTCCGCAACTTCCTGCCTTCAACAGGACGCTTGGTTAAATACCGTCCACCAGAATCTGTAAATGGTGTGCGTGTAGATACTGGCGTGTATGAGGGTGGCGAGATTCCGATGTACTACGACTCGATGATTGCCAAGCTGATTGTGCATGGTAAAGATCGTACAGAAGCCATTGATAAAATGCGTGCAGCCTTAAATGATTTTGTCATTCGCGGCATTCATTCAAACATTCCTTTCCAGGCTGCATTGTTACAGCATCCTAGGTTCGTCAATGGTGACTTTACGACTGGCTTTATCGCCGAGGAGTATCCAGAGGGCTTTAAAAAGGATTCAGTACAACCAGCAGATCCTAAGCGTTTAGCAGCATTAGCGGCGTTCATGCGCTATCGTTACCTTGAGCATATCCAAATGATTGATGGCCAATTGGCTGGTCATGAAATGATTATTGGTAAAAAGTTTGTCGTTGTTACTGGTAAAAAAACTGGTTCAATGGATGACCCCTATGAAGTACCTATTCGGGTTGAACTAAAAGATGGTATTTATTCTGTTTATATTGATGAAGCAGACGGTGTTAGTCGTTATGACATCGTAAGCGACTGGCGTCCTGGTCAAATTTGTCTAAATGCCACCATCAATGGCACCCATAAGATCACCGCACAAGTGGAACGTCGTGGTGTGAGATATGTATTAATCCTAGACGGAGTGCATTACGAGTGCATGGTTTTAAGCCCATTGGGTGCTGAGTTACAACGTCGCATGCCAGTGAAGCTTCCACCGGATACTTCTAAATTGGTCATGTCTCCAATGCCTGGCTTATTAACAAAAATTGCTGTCAAGGTTGGTGAAGCGGTGACTGCCGGTCAGAAGTTGGCCTCGATTGAAGCGATGAAAATGGAAAACACATTATCTGCAATGCAAGATGGTGTGGTTGCCGAGATTTGCGCTAAAGAGGGTGATAGCTTAGCGGTGGATCAACTAATCATTCGCTTTGAATAA
- a CDS encoding GntR family transcriptional regulator produces MNTKLNNRPLYEDVADRLREQIFSKQLAAGSWLDEQSLAEQFGISRTPMREAIKVLASEGLVTIKMRRGAYVTEVARKDLEQIFTILSLLEGQAAKETATKATEAELNMLDHLHHRLEKVAADRDIEQFFEINGKFHELIQEIAGNRWMNGVIADLRKVLKLHRRDSLTSTGRLQSSLVEHREILRSILKRDEQAAELAMRKHLARGLEALR; encoded by the coding sequence ATGAATACAAAACTGAATAATAGGCCTCTATACGAAGACGTTGCCGATCGTCTTCGAGAGCAGATATTTAGCAAGCAATTGGCGGCGGGAAGCTGGCTGGATGAACAATCCCTGGCTGAACAGTTTGGGATTAGTCGAACGCCTATGCGAGAAGCTATCAAAGTATTGGCATCTGAAGGTCTTGTCACCATCAAAATGCGTCGAGGTGCCTATGTAACCGAGGTTGCCAGGAAGGATTTAGAACAAATCTTCACCATCCTCTCACTTTTAGAGGGTCAGGCTGCCAAAGAAACGGCTACCAAAGCGACTGAAGCAGAGTTAAACATGCTCGATCACCTGCACCACCGCTTAGAGAAAGTGGCCGCAGATCGTGATATTGAACAGTTTTTTGAGATTAATGGCAAATTTCATGAATTAATCCAAGAAATTGCCGGAAATCGCTGGATGAATGGCGTGATTGCTGATTTACGTAAGGTACTTAAATTGCACCGTAGAGACTCGCTTACGAGCACTGGACGACTGCAAAGCTCCCTAGTTGAGCACCGAGAAATTCTCAGATCGATCTTAAAGCGAGATGAACAGGCGGCCGAATTAGCGATGCGCAAACATCTTGCCCGAGGCTTAGAGGCACTACGTTGA
- a CDS encoding VOC family protein: MNTKPFKILGIQQIAIGGENKDRLKKLWVDMLGFEYKSTFVSERENVDEDICAIGSGAHEIEVDLMQPFDIEKKPAVHQTPLNHIGLWVDDLPKAVEWLSANGLRFAPGGIRKGAAGYDITFVHPKGNDEFPISGEGVLIELVQAPPEVIAGLSS; encoded by the coding sequence ATGAACACTAAGCCTTTTAAGATTCTGGGGATTCAGCAAATCGCCATCGGCGGTGAAAACAAAGATCGTCTCAAGAAGCTATGGGTTGACATGCTTGGCTTTGAATACAAGAGTACTTTTGTCTCTGAGCGTGAAAACGTCGATGAGGATATCTGTGCGATTGGCTCAGGTGCTCATGAGATTGAAGTAGATCTCATGCAGCCATTTGATATTGAAAAGAAGCCTGCCGTCCATCAAACGCCCTTAAATCACATAGGATTATGGGTGGATGACTTGCCTAAGGCTGTCGAATGGCTGAGTGCTAATGGGCTGCGTTTTGCTCCTGGAGGCATCCGTAAGGGTGCAGCTGGCTATGACATCACCTTTGTCCACCCAAAAGGAAATGATGAATTTCCAATCAGCGGGGAAGGGGTCTTAATTGAGTTGGTTCAGGCGCCCCCGGAAGTGATTGCTGGTTTAAGTTCATAA
- a CDS encoding c-type cytochrome, which yields MKFALITVALLSSLGLVSVANAANKEKGQALVEKANCASCHGAGLNAPILPTYPKLAGQYADYLYYALKAYKVGNGNAQFGRNNAVMGSQVQNFTDADLQDMAAYIASLPGNFVVKK from the coding sequence ATGAAATTCGCACTAATAACTGTAGCTTTACTCTCAAGCCTTGGTTTGGTCAGCGTTGCAAATGCCGCTAACAAAGAAAAGGGCCAAGCTTTGGTTGAGAAGGCTAACTGCGCTTCTTGTCATGGCGCAGGTTTGAACGCTCCAATCTTGCCGACTTATCCAAAATTAGCAGGTCAGTATGCTGATTACCTTTATTACGCCTTGAAGGCCTACAAAGTAGGTAATGGCAATGCCCAGTTTGGTCGTAATAATGCAGTGATGGGTTCGCAGGTCCAAAACTTTACGGACGCTGATTTGCAAGATATGGCTGCTTACATTGCCTCTTTGCCAGGAAACTTTGTGGTTAAAAAGTAA
- the meaB gene encoding methylmalonyl Co-A mutase-associated GTPase MeaB yields the protein MLEAADQSLVNDLIGAPSLKQRRALAKIITLLESTRLDHRHRADEVLNSLLPKTGKSFRLGISGVPGVGKSTLIETLGLYLIEKGHRVAVLAIDPSSSLSGGSILGDKTRMERLSVLENAFIRPSPSSCTLGGVAEKTREAMLVAEAAGFDVIIVETVGVGQSEIAVAGMTDMFLLMQLPNAGDDLQAIKKGVMEIADLIVINKVDIDPNAAMRAQLFITSSLRLLGFQGNPDHASHDKEFWHPQVMTLSALEGKGVPELWDKVSQFASLQKANGRFDSRRQQQAGAWMWDRIDAGLKNAFRSNAAVQELLPSLIAQVNQGTMAASVAARRLLESMGHEFF from the coding sequence ATGCTCGAAGCTGCTGATCAGAGTCTGGTGAATGATCTCATCGGCGCGCCGTCGCTTAAACAGCGACGCGCATTGGCAAAGATTATTACTTTGCTTGAATCAACACGCCTAGATCATCGTCATCGCGCTGATGAGGTGCTCAATTCACTGTTGCCTAAAACAGGTAAATCATTTCGATTGGGTATCTCAGGTGTGCCAGGCGTCGGTAAATCTACCTTGATAGAAACTTTAGGTCTCTACCTGATTGAAAAAGGGCACCGCGTAGCAGTATTGGCAATTGATCCATCTTCTAGCTTGTCTGGCGGGTCGATTTTGGGTGATAAGACCCGCATGGAACGTTTATCTGTTCTCGAAAATGCTTTTATTCGCCCGAGCCCATCGTCTTGTACGCTCGGAGGTGTAGCCGAGAAGACGCGCGAAGCGATGTTAGTTGCTGAAGCGGCTGGCTTTGATGTCATCATCGTTGAAACGGTTGGCGTAGGGCAAAGTGAAATAGCGGTAGCTGGTATGACCGATATGTTTTTGCTAATGCAGCTACCCAATGCGGGAGATGATCTGCAAGCTATTAAAAAAGGCGTCATGGAGATCGCCGATCTGATCGTGATCAATAAAGTCGATATTGATCCGAATGCTGCGATGCGAGCGCAACTCTTTATTACCAGTTCCTTGCGCCTACTTGGGTTTCAGGGCAACCCTGATCATGCCTCACACGATAAAGAGTTTTGGCATCCACAGGTAATGACTTTAAGTGCTTTAGAAGGTAAGGGTGTGCCAGAGTTGTGGGATAAGGTGTCTCAATTTGCATCCTTACAGAAGGCGAATGGGAGGTTTGATTCTCGCCGACAACAACAGGCAGGAGCATGGATGTGGGATCGCATCGATGCAGGATTAAAAAACGCATTTCGTAGTAATGCAGCGGTACAAGAACTTCTACCAAGTTTGATCGCGCAAGTAAACCAAGGAACTATGGCAGCTTCAGTGGCAGCAAGACGACTACTGGAGTCCATGGGGCATGAATTTTTCTAA
- the tsaB gene encoding tRNA (adenosine(37)-N6)-threonylcarbamoyltransferase complex dimerization subunit type 1 TsaB: MANILAIDTSSAWCSVALSLGDQAPELRHEAVSAGASQLLLPWIESLLNNANISLKDLDVIAVGVGPGAFTGVRLGVAAVQGLAVAANLPVISVSSLDAIAAQLTNTPAFQKINPQHFVIAVDARMEEVYWAKYETQLNELPKRIGDIHLSKPEDINLEGVEFLAGNAIHAYGERLPSFTGALDSEISISALGVLECAKQLFINGMQQDIRQLEPLYVRNKVALTTAERIEAFK; the protein is encoded by the coding sequence GTGGCAAATATATTGGCCATCGACACCTCTTCAGCCTGGTGTTCGGTGGCTTTATCTTTAGGTGATCAAGCGCCAGAGCTAAGACATGAAGCTGTCTCAGCTGGCGCTAGCCAACTTCTTCTGCCTTGGATTGAGTCCCTTTTAAATAATGCCAATATTTCTTTAAAGGATTTAGATGTTATTGCTGTTGGTGTTGGTCCCGGTGCATTTACTGGTGTTAGATTGGGAGTTGCAGCGGTGCAGGGATTGGCGGTTGCAGCTAATCTGCCAGTTATCTCAGTGAGTAGTCTGGATGCTATTGCCGCACAACTGACAAACACCCCAGCATTTCAAAAGATAAACCCACAACATTTTGTCATTGCCGTTGATGCTCGCATGGAAGAAGTCTACTGGGCCAAATATGAAACGCAACTTAATGAACTGCCTAAACGTATTGGTGATATTCATCTGAGCAAGCCCGAGGATATCAATCTCGAGGGCGTTGAATTTCTTGCTGGTAACGCTATTCATGCTTACGGCGAGCGTTTACCCAGTTTCACTGGTGCTCTGGACTCCGAGATCTCCATATCTGCTTTGGGTGTTTTAGAGTGCGCAAAGCAATTATTTATAAACGGCATGCAACAGGATATTCGCCAGCTAGAGCCTTTGTATGTCCGTAATAAAGTAGCGTTAACTACTGCTGAGCGTATAGAGGCATTTAAGTAA
- the scpA gene encoding methylmalonyl-CoA mutase: MSSKENNSWPSFPNVDHEAWKKSAQKSAPNGDVDSLGWKTPDGIHLKALYTSADVEGLNYTDTLPGFEPFVRGPQATMYSVRPWTIRQYAGFSTAEESNAFYRKALDAGGQGVSVAFDLATHRGYDSDHPRVTGDVGKAGVAIDSVEDMKILFDGIPLDKVSVSMTMNGAVLPVLAGYIVAGEEQGVKQEQLSGTIQNDILKEFMVRNTYIYPPEPSMRIIGDIIEYTAKHMPKFNSISISGYHMQEAGANQVLELAFTLADGREYVRTALAKGLDVDGFAGRLSFFFAIGMNFYLEVAKLRAARLLWWRIMKSFEPKNPKSLMLRTHCQTSGWSLTEQDPYNNVVRTTVEAMAAVFGGTQSLHTNSLDEAIALPSEFSSRIARNTQLILQEETHIPSVIDPWAGSYMMENLTQEMADKAWEIIEEVEAMGGMTKAVESGWAKLKIEAAAAEKQAKIDSGSDVIVGVNKYKLAKEDLVDVLMIDNDKVREGQVARLKEIKAKRDTQKVQAALEALTKAAEDNSGNLLELAVNAIRLRATVGEVSDALEKVYGRHRADTQKVTGVYAAAYDSAEGWAKLQTEIADFAKDFGRRPRVMIAKLGQDGHDRGAKVVATAYADLGFDVDIGPLFQTPEECARQAIENDVHALGVSTLAAGHKTLVPAIIAELKKQGSDDIIVFVGGVIPRQDYEFLYEAGVKGIYGPGTPIPASAKDVLEQIRKSVKPA; encoded by the coding sequence GTGAGTTCTAAAGAAAACAATTCATGGCCATCATTTCCTAATGTCGATCATGAGGCTTGGAAGAAATCAGCGCAAAAATCTGCGCCTAACGGTGATGTTGATTCCCTAGGCTGGAAAACGCCAGATGGAATTCATTTAAAAGCCTTATATACATCAGCGGATGTTGAGGGCCTCAATTACACAGATACATTACCGGGATTTGAACCTTTTGTTCGTGGACCGCAAGCAACGATGTACTCAGTGCGTCCCTGGACGATTCGTCAATACGCCGGTTTCTCAACCGCTGAAGAATCCAATGCTTTTTATCGCAAAGCGCTTGATGCGGGTGGTCAAGGTGTTTCAGTTGCTTTTGACTTAGCGACACACCGTGGATACGATTCGGATCATCCACGCGTAACCGGAGACGTTGGTAAAGCAGGTGTTGCAATTGATTCAGTAGAAGATATGAAGATCTTGTTTGATGGCATTCCATTGGACAAGGTATCTGTTTCCATGACGATGAACGGCGCTGTATTGCCTGTATTGGCAGGCTATATCGTTGCTGGTGAAGAGCAAGGCGTCAAGCAAGAGCAATTATCGGGAACCATTCAGAACGATATTCTGAAAGAGTTCATGGTGCGTAATACTTATATTTACCCACCAGAGCCTTCAATGCGCATTATTGGTGACATTATTGAGTACACGGCAAAACACATGCCGAAGTTCAACTCGATTTCCATTTCCGGTTATCACATGCAGGAAGCTGGAGCCAATCAAGTTCTAGAACTTGCATTTACTTTGGCTGATGGAAGAGAGTACGTCAGAACGGCGCTTGCTAAAGGTTTAGATGTAGACGGTTTTGCTGGTCGCCTATCTTTCTTCTTTGCAATTGGTATGAACTTCTATTTAGAGGTTGCTAAGTTACGTGCTGCCCGTTTGCTGTGGTGGCGCATTATGAAATCATTTGAGCCAAAAAATCCTAAGTCTTTAATGTTGCGCACGCATTGCCAAACATCAGGCTGGTCTTTGACTGAGCAAGATCCTTATAACAATGTGGTGAGAACGACCGTAGAGGCCATGGCGGCCGTCTTCGGAGGTACTCAGTCCTTGCATACCAATTCATTGGATGAGGCAATTGCCTTGCCATCCGAGTTCTCAAGCCGTATTGCCCGCAATACGCAATTAATTCTCCAGGAAGAAACCCATATCCCGAGCGTGATTGATCCATGGGCTGGTTCATACATGATGGAGAACCTCACCCAAGAGATGGCCGACAAAGCTTGGGAAATCATCGAAGAAGTTGAAGCGATGGGTGGCATGACTAAGGCCGTTGAAAGTGGTTGGGCAAAGCTCAAAATTGAAGCTGCTGCTGCAGAAAAGCAAGCCAAGATTGACTCCGGCTCTGATGTCATTGTTGGTGTAAATAAGTACAAGCTCGCCAAAGAAGATCTCGTAGATGTCTTGATGATCGATAACGATAAGGTTCGTGAAGGTCAAGTTGCGCGCCTTAAAGAGATCAAAGCAAAACGCGATACCCAAAAAGTACAGGCTGCATTAGAGGCCTTAACGAAGGCAGCGGAAGATAACTCCGGTAACTTATTAGAGTTAGCTGTGAATGCCATTCGTTTGCGTGCCACAGTAGGCGAAGTTTCTGACGCGTTAGAGAAAGTTTACGGGCGCCATCGCGCCGATACTCAAAAGGTGACCGGTGTGTATGCAGCTGCTTATGATTCAGCCGAAGGCTGGGCAAAACTCCAAACAGAAATTGCTGACTTTGCAAAAGACTTTGGACGTCGTCCTCGTGTAATGATTGCTAAATTAGGCCAAGATGGTCATGACCGTGGTGCAAAAGTAGTTGCTACCGCTTATGCCGATCTCGGTTTTGACGTTGATATCGGACCTTTATTCCAAACCCCTGAAGAGTGTGCTCGTCAAGCGATTGAAAATGACGTTCATGCCTTAGGTGTTTCTACATTAGCCGCTGGTCATAAGACATTGGTGCCTGCCATCATTGCAGAATTGAAGAAGCAGGGCTCTGATGACATCATCGTATTCGTTGGCGGTGTAATCCCAAGACAGGATTATGAATTTCTCTACGAGGCAGGTGTAAAAGGAATCTACGGTCCTGGCACTCCAATTCCGGCTTCGGCCAAGGATGTGCTCGAACAGATTCGTAAATCCGTTAAACCCGCTTAA
- a CDS encoding acyl-CoA carboxylase subunit beta, translating to MKDIIQQLEAKRELARLGGGQKRIQAQHAKGKLTARERIELLLDAGTFEEWDMFVEHRCHDFGMGDQTVPGDGVVTGYGMINGRLVFVFSQDFTVLGGSLSEAHAEKICKIMDQALKVGAPVIGLNDSGGARIQEGVASLGGYAEIFQRNVTASGVIPQISLIMGPSAGGAVYSPALTDFIFMVKDSSYMFVTGPEVVKTVTHEDVTAEELGGAVTHSTVSGVCDLAFDNDVDAIMMLRRFFNYLPLSNREKPPLIKGANRTEEPDFSLDTLVPSNPNQPYDMKELIEKIVDDGEFFELQPDYAKNIVIGFARIEGRSIGIVANQPLILAGCLDIKASIKAARFVRFCDAFNIPVVTLVDVPGFMPGTAQEYGGIIKHGAKLLYAYADCTVPKVTLITRKAYGGAYDVMASKHLRGDVNFAWPSAEIAVMGPKGAVEIIFREEKSDPEKIAAREAEYKAKFANPFVAGRRGYIDDVILPHETRKRIARSLAMLKDKDLKNPARKHGNIPL from the coding sequence ATGAAGGACATCATTCAACAACTGGAAGCTAAGCGTGAGCTTGCCCGATTAGGTGGCGGGCAAAAGCGTATTCAGGCTCAGCATGCAAAGGGTAAATTAACAGCTCGAGAACGTATTGAGCTCTTGCTAGATGCTGGCACCTTTGAGGAATGGGATATGTTCGTTGAGCACCGTTGCCATGACTTTGGCATGGGTGATCAAACTGTTCCAGGCGATGGTGTAGTAACTGGCTATGGAATGATTAATGGCCGTTTGGTATTTGTGTTCTCACAAGACTTTACAGTTTTGGGCGGCTCTCTATCAGAAGCCCATGCTGAAAAGATCTGCAAGATCATGGATCAAGCTCTTAAAGTGGGCGCCCCTGTAATCGGTTTGAATGACTCAGGCGGTGCGCGTATTCAGGAGGGCGTTGCTTCTCTTGGTGGCTATGCGGAAATTTTCCAGCGCAATGTGACTGCCTCCGGCGTAATTCCACAGATTTCCTTGATCATGGGACCATCTGCTGGTGGCGCAGTTTACTCACCAGCTTTGACCGATTTCATCTTCATGGTGAAAGACAGTTCCTATATGTTCGTGACTGGCCCTGAAGTGGTCAAGACTGTGACCCATGAAGACGTAACCGCTGAAGAATTGGGTGGTGCAGTAACTCACTCAACAGTATCTGGTGTATGCGATCTAGCATTTGATAATGATGTTGACGCCATCATGATGCTCCGTCGTTTCTTTAACTACTTGCCACTCTCCAATCGCGAAAAACCACCATTGATCAAGGGTGCAAATCGCACTGAAGAGCCTGATTTCTCATTAGATACATTAGTTCCCTCTAATCCAAATCAACCTTACGATATGAAAGAGTTGATTGAGAAGATTGTGGATGATGGTGAGTTCTTTGAATTACAGCCTGACTACGCAAAAAATATTGTGATTGGTTTTGCTCGTATCGAAGGGCGATCAATTGGCATTGTTGCTAACCAACCATTGATTTTGGCTGGTTGCTTAGATATCAAGGCCTCCATTAAAGCCGCTCGTTTTGTGCGCTTCTGTGATGCCTTCAATATTCCGGTGGTCACTTTAGTTGATGTACCAGGTTTCATGCCGGGAACCGCGCAAGAGTACGGCGGCATCATTAAGCATGGCGCGAAATTACTCTATGCCTATGCAGATTGCACTGTACCTAAAGTAACTTTGATTACTCGTAAGGCCTACGGTGGAGCCTATGACGTGATGGCATCTAAGCATTTAAGAGGTGATGTGAACTTTGCATGGCCTTCAGCCGAAATTGCAGTAATGGGACCTAAAGGCGCTGTAGAAATTATTTTCCGTGAGGAAAAGTCAGACCCAGAAAAAATTGCTGCACGTGAAGCTGAGTACAAAGCCAAGTTTGCTAACCCCTTTGTGGCTGGTCGTCGTGGCTATATCGATGATGTCATCCTTCCGCACGAAACACGCAAACGTATTGCTCGCTCTCTTGCAATGCTCAAAGATAAAGACTTGAAGAATCCTGCGCGTAAACACGGCAATATCCCTCTGTAA
- a CDS encoding AAA family ATPase, which yields MSKPTASPQTRFDGSQSYVATDDLKLAVNAAIALQRPLLIKGEPGTGKTMLAEEVADALKMPLLQWHIKSTTKAQQGLYEYDAVSRLRDSQLGDEKVKDIRNYIVKGVLWQAFEADEPTVLLIDEIDKADIEFPNDLLREIDRMEFYVYETRELIKAKHRPLVIITSNNEKELPDAFLRRCFFHYITFPDAATMQSIVDVHHPNIKQDLLDAALKSFYQIRSLPGLKKKPSTSELIDWLKLLLAEDIPPEALHSNDDKIMVPPLHGALLKNEQDIHLFERLVIMNRNHR from the coding sequence ATGAGCAAACCTACCGCATCACCTCAAACCCGCTTTGACGGGAGCCAAAGCTATGTCGCCACAGATGATCTCAAGTTGGCGGTCAACGCTGCCATTGCCTTGCAGCGCCCCCTCTTAATCAAGGGTGAGCCAGGCACGGGCAAAACAATGCTTGCCGAAGAAGTGGCTGACGCACTCAAGATGCCGCTCCTGCAATGGCATATCAAATCCACTACTAAGGCACAACAAGGTCTTTATGAATACGATGCGGTCAGTCGTTTGCGCGACTCACAATTAGGCGATGAGAAAGTAAAAGATATTCGCAATTACATTGTGAAAGGGGTGCTTTGGCAAGCCTTTGAAGCAGATGAGCCAACTGTCTTGCTGATTGATGAAATCGATAAAGCCGATATTGAATTTCCAAACGATTTATTGCGTGAAATTGATCGTATGGAATTTTATGTCTACGAAACCCGCGAGCTTATAAAAGCGAAGCACCGTCCTCTGGTCATCATTACCTCAAATAATGAAAAAGAATTGCCTGATGCTTTCTTGCGTCGCTGCTTCTTTCATTACATTACCTTCCCAGATGCAGCCACGATGCAAAGTATCGTGGATGTCCATCATCCCAATATCAAACAGGATCTGTTAGATGCGGCACTCAAGTCTTTCTATCAAATCCGTTCATTGCCAGGACTTAAAAAGAAGCCTAGTACCTCCGAGTTGATTGATTGGCTCAAGCTCTTACTGGCAGAAGACATCCCGCCAGAAGCCCTTCACAGCAATGATGACAAGATTATGGTGCCTCCTTTACATGGAGCTCTCCTGAAAAACGAGCAGGATATACACCTCTTTGAACGCTTGGTCATAATGAATCGCAACCATCGTTAA
- a CDS encoding c-type cytochrome, which translates to MKKLSILPHLAIAATLAFAGSVAQADEVKGNAAAGNAKVWLCVGCHSIPDYRADYPLVYKVPMIGGQNAAYIASALAAYKKGERKHPTMRSIAASLSDQDMADIGEYYAAQTASSPINPLK; encoded by the coding sequence ATGAAAAAACTCTCAATTCTTCCTCATTTGGCCATTGCCGCGACTTTAGCTTTTGCTGGGTCTGTTGCTCAGGCTGATGAAGTAAAAGGTAATGCTGCTGCTGGTAACGCCAAGGTCTGGCTTTGTGTGGGTTGCCACTCTATTCCTGATTACCGTGCTGACTACCCATTGGTATACAAAGTGCCAATGATTGGTGGTCAAAATGCTGCTTATATTGCTAGCGCATTGGCTGCCTATAAGAAAGGCGAAAGAAAGCATCCAACTATGCGTTCTATTGCTGCCAGCCTTTCTGATCAAGATATGGCTGATATTGGCGAATACTATGCAGCCCAAACTGCCAGCTCACCTATCAACCCATTGAAGTGA